The genomic window CCACCGCGTGGTGGATGGCGCGCTGGCGGCGGAGTTCATGGCCACGCTGAAGGGCCTGATCGAGAACCCGCTGAGCCTGATGCTGTGACCATCCGCCCGGCCAGCCCGGCCGATGCACCGGCCGTCTTTCGGCTGGTGCGGGCCCTGGCCGAGTATGAGGAACTGCTCGGCGAATTCCGCGCCACCGAGGCGGATTTCGCCCGGATGCTCGAACAGGGCGCCTGCCGCGCCCTGCTGGCCGAGGTGGAGGGCGAGGCCGTGGGCATCGCCCTCTTCTACCCCACCGCGCTGACCTTCCTGGGCGGGCGGGGGCTGTGGCTGGAGGACCTCTTCGTGCTGCCGGCGCATCGCGGCGCGGGGCATGGCATGGCGCTGCTGCGGGCGCTGGCGCGGCTGACGCTGGAAGAGGGCTTCGTCGCGCTGGAGTGGAACGTGCTGGACTGGAACGCGCCGGCCATCGCCCTCTATGACCGCATCGGGGCCACGGCGCGCACGCAATGGACGGACCGGCGGCTGACCGGCGCGGCACTTTCCGCGCTGGCCGCCTGAGGAGAGGCAAGATGGCCGAGACATTCGACCTGGTGGTGGTGGGCGGCGGGCCTGGCGGCTATGTCGCGGCCATCCGCGGCGCGCAGCTCAAGATGAAGGTCGCGCTGGTGGAGCGCGAGCATCTGGGCGGCATCTGCCTCAACTGGGGCTGCATCCCGACCAAGGCGCTGCTGCGCGCCTCCGAGATCAACCACCTGCTGCACAGCCTCGACGCCTATGGCTTCGCGGCGGACAATGTGCGCTTCGACTTCGCGAAGGTGGTGAAGCGGTCGCGCGGGGTGGCGAACCAGCTTTCGGGCGGGGTGAAGCACCTGCTGAAGAAGAACAAGGTGACGGTGTTCGACGGGCAGGGCGCGCTGGCCGGGCCTGCCAAGCTGAAGGTGACGAAGGACGGCAAGCCTGTGGCGGAGCTGGCCGCCAAGCACATCATCCTGGCCACCGGCGCACGCGCCCGCGTGCTGCCGGGCATGGAGCCGGACGGCAAGCTGATCTGGTCCTACCGCGAGGCGATGGTGCCGGCTTCCCTGCCGAAGAAGATCATCGTCATGGGCTCGGGCGCCATCGGCAGCGAGTTCGCGTCCTTCTACCTCAACATGGGCGCCGAGGTGACGCTGATCGAGGTGATGGACCGCATCCTGCCCGTGGAGGATTCGGAGATCAGCGCCTTCGTGCAGAAGGCCTTCGAGAAGCAGGGCATGAAGATCATCACCAATGCCCGGGTGCAGGGGGTGCGGAAGGGCGCGGACAGCATCACCGCCATCGTGGAAGCGAATGGCAAGGTGCAGGACATCACGGCCGACAAGCTGATCTCGGCGGTCGGCATCGTGGGCAATGTGGAAAATCTCGGCCTGGAGGGCACCAAGGTCGAGGTGGACCGCACCCATGTGAAAACCGACCCCATGGGCCGCACCGGCGAGCCTGGCGTCTATGCCATCGGCGACCTGACGGGCGCGCCCTGGCTGGCACACAAGGCGAGCCATGAGGGCATCATCTGCGTCGAAGCCATCGCCGGGATGCACCCGCACCCGATGGATGTGCTGAACATTCCCGGCTGCACCTATTGCCGCCCGCAGGTGGCGAGTGTGGGGCTGACCGAGGCCCGCGCCAAGGAGGCCGGGCATGAGGTGCGCGTGGGCCGCTTCCCCTTCATCGGCAATGGCAAGGCCATCGCGATGGGTGAGCCCGAGGGCTTCGTGAAGACCGTCTTCGACGCCAAGACCGGCGAACTCCTGGGCGCCCATATGGTCGGGCCCGAGGTGACGGAGATGATCCAGGGCTATGGCATCGCCCGCACCCTGGAATCGACCGAGGCGGAACTCATGCACACCGTCTTCCCCCACCCGACGGTGAGCGAGGCGATGCATGAGAGCGTGCTGGATGCCTATGGCCGGGTGATACATATTTAGTTTGCCTCAGGCGCCGGCGCGCGCGTCACGCCGGAGGCGTGCCTGCGGCACGACGCGCTTGGCTTTCGCCGCGCTTCGGGTGCGCGGGCGGGTAGGGCGGTTGGGCGGCGCCGGCCGCTTTGCGGCCGGAGCGTGGGGCGGTTGCGCCCGGCCCCGCCCTGTTCCGCGTTCGGGGCAGGCATCGGCCGCGTGTGACGGATGGGGGCTGGGGAAAACCGCGCCCCGCGCTATATGGAGCCACCATGGCCCGCATCGAGATCGACCACCGCAGCAAGGGTGACACCGCCCGCACCGGCGCCGCGCGGCATCCGGAAAAGGCGAACCGCCCCGACAACCCCATCCAGCGGAAACCCGCCTGGATCCGGGTGAAGGCGCCCACCCACCCGATCTACCACGAGACGCGCGCCCTGATGCGCGACAACAAGCTGGTCACGGTCTGCGAGGAAGCGGCCTGCCCCAACATCGGCGAGTGCTGGTCCCAGCGCCACGCCACCATGATGATCATGGGCGAGATCTGCACCCGCGCCTGCGC from Roseococcus microcysteis includes these protein-coding regions:
- a CDS encoding GNAT family N-acetyltransferase; protein product: MTIRPASPADAPAVFRLVRALAEYEELLGEFRATEADFARMLEQGACRALLAEVEGEAVGIALFYPTALTFLGGRGLWLEDLFVLPAHRGAGHGMALLRALARLTLEEGFVALEWNVLDWNAPAIALYDRIGATARTQWTDRRLTGAALSALAA
- the lpdA gene encoding dihydrolipoyl dehydrogenase — protein: MAETFDLVVVGGGPGGYVAAIRGAQLKMKVALVEREHLGGICLNWGCIPTKALLRASEINHLLHSLDAYGFAADNVRFDFAKVVKRSRGVANQLSGGVKHLLKKNKVTVFDGQGALAGPAKLKVTKDGKPVAELAAKHIILATGARARVLPGMEPDGKLIWSYREAMVPASLPKKIIVMGSGAIGSEFASFYLNMGAEVTLIEVMDRILPVEDSEISAFVQKAFEKQGMKIITNARVQGVRKGADSITAIVEANGKVQDITADKLISAVGIVGNVENLGLEGTKVEVDRTHVKTDPMGRTGEPGVYAIGDLTGAPWLAHKASHEGIICVEAIAGMHPHPMDVLNIPGCTYCRPQVASVGLTEARAKEAGHEVRVGRFPFIGNGKAIAMGEPEGFVKTVFDAKTGELLGAHMVGPEVTEMIQGYGIARTLESTEAELMHTVFPHPTVSEAMHESVLDAYGRVIHI